From a region of the Eretmochelys imbricata isolate rEreImb1 chromosome 6, rEreImb1.hap1, whole genome shotgun sequence genome:
- the LRRC10B gene encoding leucine-rich repeat-containing protein 10B — MRMGSAGSSGREERLPSGAEEQLSGGDQTLELTGRHLKRLPGPVCALGSLQKLYISGTGLRELPEEIEGLRELRILALDFNKLEEVPEALCRLPRLTRLYLGSNRLFGLPAEFAQLQTLRCLWIENNYLYHFPRALLQMPALQSLQMGDNRLRALPGSLPRMTGLRGLWLYGNRFEEFPQPLLRMAQLHILDLDRNKIINFPDLAHLKGLRLFSYDHNPVKAPPCVADTVTLVGDGAQELMEAREERLQSLREQEEQDEQEENGSEAMQGTLRNDSSLLEDAEGSFSALECSPEET, encoded by the coding sequence ATGAGAATGGGCAGCGCAGGGTCCTCAGGCAGGGAGGAGCGGCTGCCATCGGGAGCGGAGGAGCAGCTGAGTGGTGGGGATCAGACACTGGAGCTGACCGGGCGGCACCTGAAGCGGCTGCCAGGCCCAGTGTGTGCCCTGGGCAGCCTGCAGAAGCTCTACATCAGTGGCACGGGGTTGCGTGAGCTGCCTGAGGAGATCGAGGGACTGCGGGAGCTGCGCATCCTGGCACTGGACTTCAACAAGCTGGAGGAGGTGCCTGAGGCACTATGCCGCCTGCCCCGTCTCACCCGCCTCTACCTGGGCAGCAACCGCCTCTTTGGCCTCCCTGCAGAATTTGCCCAGCTCCAGACTCTGCGCTGCTTGTGGATTGAGAACAACTATCTGTACCATTTCCCTCGGGCCTTGCTCCAGATGCCTGCACTGCAGTCCTTGCAGATGGGTGACAATCGACTCCGGGCACTGCCAGGCAGCCTGCCGCGTATGACCGGCCTCCGGGGGCTATGGCTTTATGGGAATCGCTTTGAGGAGttcccacagcccctgctccgcATGGCCCAGCTCCATATCCTTGACCTGGACCGCAACAAGATCATCAACTTCCCAGACCTGGCCCACCTAAAAGGGTTACGGCTCTTTTCCTATGACCATAATCCAGTTAAAGCACCACCCTGTGTGGCTGACACTGTCACCCTTGTGGGCGATGGGGCCCAGGAgctgatggaggccagggaggaACGTCTCCAGAGCCTGcgggagcaggaggagcaggaTGAACAGGAGGAGAATGGCTCAGAAGCCATGCAGGGCACCCTGAGGAACGACTCCTCTCTGCTGGAGGATGCTGAAGGCAGTTTCTCTGCCCTGGAATGCTCCCCAGAAGAAACATGA